The Lathyrus oleraceus cultivar Zhongwan6 chromosome 5, CAAS_Psat_ZW6_1.0, whole genome shotgun sequence genome includes the window tattgttcaagtttgatccattatcagtgatggCCTTTTTTGGAACACCATAACGGTAGGTTagttgatttttgataaactGGACAACCACTTGCTTGGTGACATTAGCATttgacgctgcttcaacccatttggtaaATAGTTAATGGCCACCAGTATAAgacgatgtccattcgaagctttaggctcaatcattccaatcatatcaattccccacatggagaagaCCAAGGAGAAGAAAGAATGTCGAGAAGAATTGGAGGTACATGAATCTTGTtggcatagatttggcatttatgacatgTCTTCATATATTTGTAACAATCAGACTCCATCATCAACCAATAGTATCCTTCCCTTAACATTTTCTTCGCCATTGCGTGTCGATTAGtatgagtaccaaaggacccttcaTGAATATCTTTCATTAACAGGCCTGCTccgtgtctatccacacatctaaGTAAGACCATGTCGAAATTTCTTTTATACAACATGTCATCATTCAAAAAGAGTTACCGaccaatcttctcaaagttttcttatctttgTTCGATGCCCCAAGTGGGTACTCTTTCTTATGAATAAAGTATTTGATATCATTATACCATGACTTATCATCTTTGACCTTTTCTGCTGAAAACATATGAGTGGTtctatcaaggcgcataacatcaattTTGGGCACATCATTCCACCGGTTCACAACAATCATAGAGGACAAAGTGGCTAATGCATCTTCCATTTGATTTTCTTCATAGGGGTCATGATGAAACTCAATTTCATTGAAGAAGGTTGAtaacctccttgcataatctttgtacAGGATTACACCGGTTGACAAGTTTCCCCActctcctttgatctgattgattACCAAAGTCGAGTCTCCATACACATCCAGAATCTTGATTCTTAAGTCGATAGCTTCTTCGAGACCCATAATGCAAGCCTCATACTCCACCATGTTGTTTATACAATTAAATGCCAACCTTGCGGTAAAAGGAATATGGGAACCATGAGGAGCAACAATGATGACCCCAATTCCATTACCGTAAgcattaacaactccatcaaatatcaATCCCAACGGGATCCTGAATCTGTCCCTTCTCTAAcaatggttcatcacagtctTTTGCCTTTAAATACACCACATCGTCATCCGAGAAGTCAAACTTGATAGATTGGTGATCATCATGGGCTAGTGAGCCAAATGGCCAACCAAGATACTCCCTTTGAAGGCTTTATAggtatgatactcaatgtcgtattTTGACAAAAGCATCTTCCAACGAGCAATTCTTCCGATCAAAGtaggcttttcaaagatatactcgattggatccattttggatatcaatcaagtgatatgattcaacatatattgacggAGACGAAGAGAAACCCAAGCTAAGGCacaataagtcttctcaagcataaCATATCGACACTcacaatctgtgaatttcttactcagatagtaaatTGTGTGATATTTTCTACTTGTTAGCCAAGCATGCAACCCATGGAATCTTCCAATATagtcaaatacataattagaGGCCTCCCTTATACTAGAGGAATCAAAATAGGAGGCTCAAGCAAGTATTATTTGATAATATAAAAGCTTTTTGACAGTTTTTCGTCTAAACGAAccttgatcttttcgaagaagttTGAATATAAGGCCACAAGTAGAAGTCTTATGagaaatgaatctggagatgtaGTTCAAACGTCTGAGAAATCCTCTcacttgcttttcagttttaggcgcaggcatttcttgaatgGCTTAGTGACTCACACTATAAATTGCAAATGGGGATGAATCCTTGAAGGTTCCAACAAGGCAAGGCTTTTTGCTGATAGGGTGTGAAATCAATGAACTAAGATCTTGTATCATTCTGATGCTCTTACCGATTAGACTTATGAATCATCTTCATTTTCCAACAAAAAAACCACCTCATTAACTATGCTATTTTGTTGCTAATAAAATTGAAAAGTACATTTTTCTTGGAACATGTATCATAGTGTGGTTGTCATTCTACAACAATGCAAATTTTGGTGCTCTATAAATCGTGTGGACCCGTAATTCAAAGTCTCTATATAAAAAGAAATTATAGCTCCATAAAAGGAGCGAAAGAAGGAAGAATCAAGTTTATTTCACAAATTTAAATCTTACAAGAATCAATTTATACATGAAATATTCCTAACTAGTTTGTTATATAAAATAACTAATTTTGTTTTTCACATTGTCACAATtaacaaaaatatataaaaacTACATACATATTAATTTTATAATAAACTAACTTTTTTTTGAGAACGAAAAACAAAATTTTATAATTTTGTAGGaatgaaaatatatttttatcaAATTATTGTCAATCTTAAAAGTGGTCCTAGTTACGAATCCTCTAAAGACAAAGTGATCTTAGTTATCGTAAATTCATCAATGTTGTTGTCTGTCTTCATTGCAAACATTGAATAATGACACAACTGTATAATAATAACAAATGCATCTTATCCATCATGGTATACATCAAGGTATACATGCATAAATTTAAATTTCAAGTTGAGACCCACATCAATTTTTTATCAATAATAATTGACTCCCACTCGAATATATATATCCTAATGGTGGGACCTTAAAACCATTTTGTTCATTGTTTAAGCCTATTTAGGTCATGATACATGAAACatcataaaataaaaagaaaaattaaacGACGGTGACTCTATTAGATATATGATTTCTTGTTGCCAGTTGTTGAAAAAACTAAAAAGTGATCAAAATATAGGTAGGAGAATTAATGGATGTGATTATCATAACCGTGACAATGAAATAAAGCTAACTTTTTGTGTTGTATATTGATCTAGTTTCTAAATCACATTGTTTGTATCATTTACATATCTACATTTTTCTGTCTCTTCCTAACCAAGTTTGCTTGTCTCTTCAAGACACATCTAGGTGGAATTGAGAATGGAAAATGATCAAGTTACAAGCAAGGAGATGAAAGTTGAGATTCCATCAAAGAGTGAAGTGATGGCAAGTAGTGTTGGAGGTTCTAATGTGGGACAAGGTGGACTTATGAGACAACCTAGTATGACCAAAACTAGTTGTCTATGTTCACCAACAACACATCCTGGTTCATTTCGTTGTAGGCTTCATCGTACTCCTAGTCTCCAAAGGACCAAGAGTATGGAACCAGGATCGGTGTCTGATCAGGATCAACATTAGGTCACAGTTCTATGGTTGATGCTGACAAGGATCAGATGGAATAATCTTCTATTGAATTTTAGGTTCAATTTTATTAAGCTGCTGTGTTATTTCTGTTCTGTATAATTGTATATTGTTCCAAAATCCATGTCGATGATTCTAAATCTGAACTGTGAAATTGGGAAATGTTTCTTCTTTTTTTTGTATCTCTCTATTTATTATCTTTTTCTTTAATTTCTTGGATAAGAAAAGGTAAATTACTTGGGTTATATGTGATTATGTGAATCTTATACTTCGCAAAACATTTCAGTTTATTAAAACAATTGAAGTTATTATGAGTACTAAGTAGTGCTTGTAAATGAGATATAACTCGATACCTCGTGTGCGCGGAATGTTGTTATAAATAGTGTATTTATGTTAACAGAAAAATGATTATGTTCTGCGTGTTGATTAGATCAAAGGGCCAAGTTTATAAACTTAGCAGTACAACTGACTATCTAAAAAATAGGAAACTATCTCACACACTAACAACATATCTTAAGTGTGTGCAAGACTTAGCAATACAACTTACTACCTAGAAAATAGGAAACTACCTCACACACTAAGAGCATATCCTAAGTGTGAGAGAAAATAGGAATTGAAAGCAACAAACaattaattaaaaacaaacaatagAAATAATTCTAAAAATCAAATGACTTATTCAACAATTCCTCCCTTAAACTGTATGCTCCTTGCAACAGTTTATCTCAGACTCATCAAGCATTCCTAGAGCACTTAACATATGTTGGAATTCTTCAACTTTAAGTGGCTTTGTCATGATGTCTGCTAACTGATCTCTTGTATTGCAATAATTCAGCTCAATAACACCATCATTACATAAATTTCTCAAAAAATGAAACCGAACATCAATATGTTTACTTCTTCCATGCAAAACTGGAATTTTGGATAATTTAATTGTTGACACATTATCACAAAACACCACAGTAGCTCCTTCTTGACAATGACTTAGATGTTCCAAAATTCTTCTCAGCCAAACACATTGACAAGCACATAACGCGGCTGCTATAAACTCTGCTTCTGTTGGGATAAGCTAACAACCGACTGCTTCTTCGACACCCAAGAAATAACTCCCCCTCCCAGCAGAAAGCATAGCCCGAAGTGCTCTTCCTGTCATCAAGGTCTCCTGCATAATCATTGTCGGTATAAGCAATTATTCTTCATTTCCTCCAGCCTTATAGAAAATTCCAGATTTTGGGTGCCTTGTAGATATCTCAAAATTCGTTTTGCTGTCAAGTAATGACTCTCTTTTGGCTCTTCCATAGCGACTTATCAAACTGACAGAATATGCAATTCTGGTCTTGTAGATGTGAGGTACATAAGACTTCCCACATTTTTAATAGAGTCGTATCAACCTCACTTCTTTGTCTTCTTTTAGTAACTTGCTTCCTGGAACTATAGGACTCTTCACGGGATTACAATCAGATATGTTAAATTTGTTTAACATATCCTTAATATATTCTTTTGCCCAACGAAGATACCATTGCAACCTTGCAAAACTTCAATGCCCAAAAATATCTCATCTTGCCTAAGTCAGTCATTGCAAATTCTTTCATCATCATAGTTTTGAACTCTTGAAACATCGACATATCATTACCGGTATATATAAGATCATCTACATAAACACACACAATTAAAATTTCacctttctctttcttcttcatAAATAAATATGTTCATGTGGACATTACAAAAAATCATTTGCTGCAAGATAAGATTCCAACTTGCGTACCATGCTCTAGGAGCCTGCTTAAAGGCCATACAAGGCTTTCTTAAGCTTGTATACTTGATGCTCACATCCTCGAGATACATAACCTGGTGGCTGCTCTAGGTAGACATTTTCGTTGATTGCTCCATGTAAGAAAGCTGATTTAATATCAAGTTGATGAATACCCCACCTTTTTGTAGCTGCCAATGCAACAACAGTTCTGATGGTTTCAAGACGAGCGACTGGCGCAAAGATCTCACTGTAATCTATGCCTTCCTCTTGAGTGTAGCCTTTTGCTACGAGTCTAGCCTTGAATTTGTCAATCTCCCCTGTCTCCTTCAACTTAGTTTTGAAAATCCACTTGACTCCTACACTTTGCAATTTGGTGGTGGATCAATTAGCTCCCATGTATCATCCTTGAATTGCTTGAATTTCAGCATCCATTCATCCCTCCAATGCTGAATTTTTTATGCTTGTTTATATTTACTGGATCTGAACATGTAAACATGGAAAAATTCATTGCATCTTCCTCAGTTAAATCATCACAGTGAATAATCTCTCATCCATATTGGTGGTCTTCTAGTCCTCCCTTAAGCTGAATTTTCTGAAGCTCTTGAAATGTTAGAATCCAGCATATTTGAAGTTGAGTTTGGAGCTGCATCACTTGTAGTTGCTGTTGTATCATTAGAATTTTGGATTATCTCATCATCTTCTTGACTAGATTCTTCCAAAGGATTCAACTCACTTGTATCAAGTGTTATGCTTGTTTTTGCTTCACCCCAATCCCAGGCAGCATCCTCCTGGAATTTAACATTTGTACTGATCCAAATTTTCTTCTTGATTGGATCATAAAGTTTGTAGGCCTTAGACTCCTCACTTACACCCAACAACACACATTTGATACTTTTATCATCTAGTTTGCTCCTTTTTTGATCAGGTACATGAACGTATCCAATGCTGCCAAAGATTCTAAAATATGAAACAAACGGCTTAATTCCGCTCCATGCTTCCTCTGGTGGTGAGTTCTTGACAGCAAGAGTCGGGCTTCTGTTTAAAATATGAATCACCCATTTTACAGCTTCTGGCCAAAGGATCTTGAAACTCCCTTTTCACTACGCcaaaactggaatagacagcgccccttgagggcgctttattacaaaagcgcactctaaagtgaagagaaaaaataaggagcgaacaacttgaatagacagcgcactttagagggcgcttttgtaacaagcgccctctaaagtgaagcgaaaaaataatgaggaatGAAGGGACACCcatagaggacgctttattgaaagcgccctctaagggtaaccttagagggcgcttctaaaaaagcgctctctatgccatgtacatttccagtttataaggcgctttttGGAAAGCctagagagcgcttttagaagcgccctcttaggccccctttagagggcgcttttgtcactaagcgccctctaaagtgaagccaaaaaaaaatggaggacaacaatagagggcgcttttgtgaaagcgccctctaaggttacccttagagggcgcttttgaaaaagcgctctaagtccatgtacatttccagtttagaaggcgcttttggaaagccttagagagcgctttcagaagcgccctcttaggcccctttagagggcgcttttttaaaaaagcgcctctaaggtcccctttagtaaacattaaaattataacatatactgcatgtctctttattttccctctctataagctatttcgtttacgtaactggttttctctcaactgcgattactttctactgcgattactctcgtcctccgttcgttctccctccctcaccgtcatcgtcgccgttcgttctccctccctcaccgttcacgttcactgcgttaacctcttccaccgtcactgttcactttcttctccatcgttcCGTCCCTTtaggtatttctcttctccatcgttaccgttcactttctcatgtgtttgattagggcattttctaaacttagtttttcattttgtgcattatgttgattaatgttgtttagggcaaactgagttttttatttctgattgaaaactgatatatttgaagtgtgtttgagcttgtgcttggaagtttgatgattatggatgcaagtttgttcatgttccaaacaccaaaagtttgcattggtcttttgcatgcagtaggtgtgtgtgagtaaatgtgtatgcagtaagtttgtgcatgcagtaaatgtgttcacgtattgaatcattgtcttacttgggtcttattgaatcatttctatattacagataaaatggctaaccaagacgatacccatgccgcgaatgatcacgtaataatgttgaaaaaaataaaacgaggattgactgttatgaagtcaatcattcgtgcaagagacaagggtgtaaaatttgaagtaattggagtgctgaagaccaattaattgagcctaacggttcaatgttggcaagttacattggtttccttgttcgccaacctattccgattacatgtgataattggagaagtccggacttgaaggttggcaaggaaaaaatatggtcggaatacaggtacttaccatatattgttatatgtttttttttgttgactatttgttaaccatatattgttataatattacttattAATAACACaactccatttgtatgttttttagagatcctttcacatcgatgaaagccggcaaaaatattgtattcaattggccggaaaaaaGACTCCGAGttttcgatcctttttgtgcaacaaatttctcaaggatgaggaaggaaaatctgtgtgaaggagaacggccaatgaagtatgccgagattatttcagccgatgaagGGATActtgtcgccaaacgaagaaaaCGAAAAAATCCATgaatgtctattaattatggtattatacaatgttaagttacttggtttctaatatgccttaaacttttttatccaggaaaTAAGCGACAtaataggaaaagggcatcaaaacccgcgtatccgtacaaaaaagggcgtacggtttatgcacggttacaacaaagaattgtgagtatattcaaatgcatagcttatacattgtcacaatatgtttataattgatgatcttataatcgAATTCAATGGttagctagccgaggagaaaagtgacgccATCTCTTCCGGACCACGTATTCTGGAAGGCTGCTCGGTTGGGAAGGATGGGGTGTCgtgaagcggtccaaaatgttaTGACGAATggtaagtatatgtaacattatttctttaattatatcgaaattttgttagacatataattcattttaatctcctctaataatatttcaggagactttatcccaaacccCTTCAACAgggtccaggattgcaggagcgtacttagtcgagtactaaatgttcctgagtattccggtcgtgtgaggggtaagggttttgtgtgactccgtcgtcattttataaaaaaacaaaaacaaaaaatcctaccaacaaagaggtgatggagaccttggcggagttaagggcacaagtactccaactgcaaaacgagaatgcaaggtatagagaggaaaggtgcgcttccgaggcaaagatactagtgaccgagctagtatcaatcatcaaccgaaatttcccgaggtaattatatatgtatttatgaaattaaaatagccttttttacttgacacatatacaagttaacaataacatttattattggtttagggcatttcaccttgtcagctgtatctatcgtcaccaactatcgcatggttggcaagggaaaagtgcacaatacttcgggtgaattacttcaccaaATCCCCTgccggtgggatttatgaaagtttcggttgacctcgtattagatacggacgcccgtctaccttacccgacgttgtttcagagacaacgtgATGCGAGATGCaagtcggatcctttgttggttggcgtcagatctaattttccctgatgcagaggtatatatgttctaaatgattatgaatatttagaaTTCACATTTCATTCAGCTACAAtttatgatatttaatcaatccttattactgggtaatgttagactcctacaagacccacccctAACTGGTAAAGGgtttcaagacgcatcgagtcggttgatctcaaaaagaggtacaatatatatacccattgaattatatacacaacgattctgttgcatcacaaaaagtaatgATTTATTTTCTATGAATTTAGGTCCCAGTCGAGTTGAAAAGcgatggtaaggatattccaacgaaggattccaacgaaggatattcaACGAAGATATTCCAAGAATGGAATTCCAACTACGGCCGGGAcaaaaatctcaaattat containing:
- the LOC127085885 gene encoding uncharacterized protein LOC127085885 produces the protein MENDQVTSKEMKVEIPSKSEVMASSVGGSNVGQGGLMRQPSMTKTSCLCSPTTHPGSFRCRLHRTPSLQRTKSMEPGSVSDQDQH